One window of the Pieris brassicae chromosome 4, ilPieBrab1.1, whole genome shotgun sequence genome contains the following:
- the LOC123708593 gene encoding eukaryotic translation initiation factor 3 subunit B: protein MAKKKGDEKVNQTSHSDNEEQNFDEEPNFEDPEGFVDDITDEELLADLLEQKPKESDGYENVVVVDGCPQVGPERLEKLQSVINKIFGKFGGIVNEYYPTTENGLTTGYIFLEYSNPQNAAEAVAATNNCKLDKQHTFLVNLFTDFKKYENIPAEWEPPAPQPLKVQSDLQWYLMDPDAYDQFLVGVGTGVALQVWQNALPEPTLLQERPNWTETYAVWSPLGTYLATFHWRGVALWAGPKFTQFQKFYHPEARFISFSPCENYIVTFSPSGDRGDDKKLIIWDIRTGQEKRSFPPPDEYVTWPIFRWSKDDRFFARLGTDVLSVYETPGFGLLDKKSIKIPGIRDFCWSPTDNVLAYWVAEEKDVPARVTLLELPNRTETRSKNLFSVADCKIHWQKSGDYLCVKVDRYSKLKKDKNELKYSGMYYNFEIFHMREKQVPVDSVEIKEPIQAFAWEPVGSKFAIIHGDQANIQISFYQVNTGQAPTLLKKLGGSFNHVFWSPQGQFVVLANFGLTGGALEFLDTNDFTIMNVADHYQMSGIEWDPTGRYVVTGVSSLKCKMDCGYYIWSFQGKILRRVMKEGFAQFHWRPRPPTLLSEKQQKDIKKNLKKYYPQFESKDRMRSTKASKELVAKRTEQMKRYREFRESASQQWTEQRSRRLELRGYVDTDQLPAAAGADEHAVEEIVEFFVKEEQTVIE, encoded by the exons ATGGCAAAGAAAAAAGGCGACGAGAAAGTAAACCAAACCTCTCATAGTGACAATGAAGAGCAGAATTTCGACGAGGAGCCTAACTTTGAGGATCCGGAGGGTTTTGTTGACGATATTACCGATGAAG AGTTATTGGCCGACCTTTTGGAGCAAAAGCCGAAAGAGTCTGACGGGTATGAGAATGTGGTAGTAGTGGACGGATGCCCGCAGGTCGGGCCCGAGAGGTTAGAGAAACTACAGAgtgtcataaataaaatcttcggCAAGTTCGGCGGAATCGTAAACGAGTACTACCCGACGACTGAGAATGGTCTTACTACGGGATATATATTCCTAGAGTATAGTAATCCGCAGAATGCTGCTGAAGCTGTAGCTGCCACAAATAACTGCAAATTAGACAAACAGCACACATTCTTAGTGAATCTTTTTACTGATTTCAAAAA GTATGAAAATATCCCAGCAGAATGGGAGCCACCTGCACCGCAGCCACTTAAGGTGCAGTCAGACCTTCAATGGTATCTAATGGATCCTGATGCATATGACCAGTTTCTTGTTGGTGTGGGAACTGGTGTTGCTTTACAGGTCTGGCAAAATGCTCTGCCTGAGCCGACATTATTGCAGGAACGCCCCAATTGGACCGAGACATATGCTGTCTGGTCTCCACTTGGTACATACTTGGCAACCTTCCACTGGCGAGGCGTGGCACTATGGGCTGGCCCTAAATTTACACAATTCCAGAAATTCTATCATCCGGAAGCACGCTTTATTTCCTTCTCGCCATGTGAAAACTATATTGTGACATTCTCGCCATCTGGAGATCGTGGGGATGATAAAAAACTTATCATCTGGGATATCCGTACCGGACAAGAAAAACGTAGTTTCCCACCACCTGATGAGTACGTTACGTGGCCCATTTTCCGCTGGAGCAAAGATGATCGTTTCTTTGCTCGACTTGGCACTGATGTTCTTTCAGTATATGAGACACCAGGATTTGGGCTACTTGACAAAAAGTCTATTAAAATCCCAGGCATTCGTGATTTCTGTTGGTCCCCAACAGATAATGTTCTGGCTTATTGGGTTGCTGAAGAAAAAGACGTACCAGCGCGTGTAACACTGTTGGAACTGCCTAACCGCACAGAGACGCGCTCCAAGAATCTTTTCTCAGTAGCTGATTGTAAAATACACTGGCAGAAGAGCGGTGACTATCTCTGTGTGAAGGTGGACCGTTACTCTAAACtaaagaaagataaaaatgaGCTTAAATACTCGGGCATGTATTACAACTTTGAAATTTTCCACATGCGCGAAAAGCAAGTGCCCGTAGATAGTGTCGAGATTAAAGAACCAATTCAAGCATTTGCTTGGGAGCCAGTTGGCAGCAAGTTTGCTATCATTCATGGGGACCAGGCCAACATACAGATAAGTTTCTACCAGGTGAACACGGGCCAGGCGCCCACTCTGCTCAAAAAACTTGGTGGTTCGTTTAACCATGTGTTTTGGTCACCACAGGGTCAATTTGTTGTACTGGCCAACTTTGGGCTGACCGGCGGTGCGCTCGAGTTCCTCGACACAAATGACTTTACTATCATGAACGTCGCCGACCACTATCAAATGTCTGGAATCGAATGGGACCCAACCGGTCGCTACGTCGTCACGGGCGTCTCTTCCCTGAAATGCAAAATGGACTGTGGTTACTATATCTGGTCGTTCCAAGGCAAGATATTGCGCCGTGTCATGAAAGAGGGCTTCGCGCAGTTCCACTGGAGACCACGCCCTCCTACCTTACTCTCAGAGAAGCAGCAGAAGGATATTAAAAAGAACCTCAAGAAGTACTACCCGCAATTCGAGTCCAAGGACCGCATGCGCAGCACAAAGGCCAGCAAGGAACTAGTAGCTAAGCGCACAGAGCAAATGAAGCGGTACCGCGAGTTCCGCGAGAGCGCGTCTCAGCAATGGACCGAGCAACGCTCCCGTCGCCTTGAGCTCCGTGGTTACGTTGACACCGACCAGCTGCCTGCCGCCGCTGGTGCTGATGAGCACGCCGTAGAGGAAATTGTCGAGTTCTTTGTCAAGGAGGAGCAAACTGTCATCGAGTAG